The nucleotide sequence GAATCCAAATCAACTTCCAGCTTTTCTATTTTCTCAGTCATGGCCTAAATTGAGTTGAAGGAATGATAAAACAAAGCAACTAACATAAACTCAGAGTAAATCATAAGTAAATACTTCCAAACTAACCTTCTTTTCAGCTTCTTCAATCAAGTACCTATCGCGCGGTATGTATATACCATTCTTCTCCCTTGCAGCAAATACCTCTGTTGTATATAATTTTCCAACGAAAAAGCCATTCCAAATCAGATAAATTCTTGATTACTAGACGTGAAAATTAGAATTAAGTTTTACTGGCAACTGAAAAGAATGCTTTCAGCTGCCACTCAAAGTGAATGTTTATCAATAGGAAGTAGCTTTCAAGATGATCAGAATGCATAATGAACTTCTTGTAGATTAAATCATTATGATCAGGCATCAAGTATATGAAAGACTATTGGATAGAATGCCTCAACTTGTATTATAATACGTCTAAATGTAGATTAGGAGTACTAGCAAGATCTTTCAAAACAGTTTAAGATGATAGagaaaaacataaacaaattGATCACCTTGTTTCAAACGGTCAATTTCCGCATATAAATCTTTAATCATTGCAGATTTCATCATCTTTTGGTTAACCTGTGGTATAATTTAACAAATATTTAGTCAACATGAAGATGTTGTGATCACGTAAAAGAAGCTGAAAGTTATTGATCACCTCCGGCTTATTTTTGATATTCTTTGCACGGTGTGCATAATCCAATGTACTTAGAGTCTCCTCCAAACAAAATATGGAAGGTGATATTGTGGCAATAATACAAGTTTTAGTCTTTCCACCCAGCGAGTCACGTAATAACCTGGTCAATTTGCTATCTCTGAAATAAAATAGGCAAACCTTAGCCTATAAAAGAGTAAAATACGGAAGAAAGGAAAATAAAGTACAGTCAGTTTAAATAGTACCTATATGGAATATGGCCAGAATGCTCAACAAGAGCATTAATTACACGGCCAAGTGTGAGTAAACTTTTATTTATCTCCCCAGCTTCTCTTGCTCTTCCCTGAAGTAGTAGATATCAATATGAATGAAGTTAGGCAAATATATTAGAAAATTAATCACAAGAACCAAGATGGATAGCTAACTTTTCGGGGGAAAAATATCAGTTACTAAAACCTTAAttctaatttgaaatgcaatatTTACTCACATCTCTAGCACCAGAACGTGATATATTTTCTGAACCAGCAAGATCAACAAGATTAAGTTTTCCAGATTTAATTATTTCTTCTCCCTCAGGAGTAATTTCCTTAATGTGAATTGTAATGGAAAAAATAGAGTGGGATCTGCTGCTTTGTTTGTTGAGTAAAGTCTCAGCAGTGCGCCTTTTTGCAGACCCTTTGTCCAAGATTTTGTAGATTTCACCAGCAGTATAGACAACCTCCTCCTCCAGTCCTCTCACCAAAACACCAGCCTTTCCATCCTCCATGAGAGCAATAGGCTTCTTGTTCTTGTCATCAGAGAACTTTgattcatcggagaccaaaagaTCAGTTATCTCCTCGTTGTATAGCTCAAGAAATGTGACTTTCATGCTGTACTCAGCACATTGTGCCTCCAGTATCTTAAAAATTTGTTTCACTGCCCTTGGGATAACTCCAGCATCACTTGGAAACTCTCCATTCTAGCATGAATTTGAAAAGCTTAGAGAGAAAAGAAAGCGTAGTAGCTGTAGTTCTTGCATTTCTATTTTCAAGGAAAATCCTACCTTAGTTTTTCTTCCTCCGCCTTCCATTGTATAAGTTTTTCCCGTGCCGGTCTGCCCATACGCAAATATGGTGCAATTGTAGCCCTCAAGAACCTCATTCACTATAGGAGCGACAGCTTGGTCAAACAAATCCTTTTGCTTCGAGGTTGGACCAAAAACCTACATTTTTttcaaaagagaaaagaaaagaagatatGTAACAGGTAAAAAAAAATATGGTAGTAAGGTGCATTGGCAAAATACTGAAGCCAGAGCTTCCAGAGACCTTGTCGAAGGTAAAGGTTCTGTCAATCAGTTTATTAGCAATATTTTGAGCAGCTGAAACTTCTCGACGGTGCTCATTGCATGATATAACCACCTGGGTGTTCCCCTTCTTCTCGTCATCATTTAATGGTCTAAAAATTGTGCAAACAAAATTTACATAAATCCAGTAAAGCAAAATCTTAGACATACAAGGTAAAAGCCTCGTCTCTTCAACACAATTCTCACCTGCATCTCAGGATGACTTGGACATTGACACCCTTCTCCTTATCAAATTTGCCACTCAAGTTACCACTCCCATCAAAGGACCGGAAATCTCTCCCGTGCTTCTCGGTGGACCTCGGAGTCTGTGAGGGCGATACCGGAACAAATCCCCCTTTCCTTTGCGCGCTATCCATCTGCCTTCTACCTGGGACGTAGAAATCCTAATCTTTAACatctcaaacaaaattttcaaaacaatgcAAATAAGTTTTTATCCCTTTTGCTACGTCATTTCAGTTTCTGCATCAATAATTCAAAGACTAATCTCGCAAAACAACAATTCTAAATCCCCAATCGCCAGCTCAGGTCGCGAAAAAATGGAAAAGCGCAGAATAATAGCATCTTGCTTctataaaatatgaaaaatacaaCCAAAATCCCATCATGAATCAACTCGTGATCGCACCCGGCACCCTAAAATAAGACAATACCGAGGAGGCGGCAGAACAGTATAGGGGAAAACAAAGCACCACGAGTAGACTGCTGCATGAACGATCGACGCGATCGGCAAATCTGGGACAGAATTCTGAAATCGAAAAATCGTTAGCCGACGACGATTACCTGGATAAAAATGAAACGGAGAGAGATTCGTCCGCAGGATCTCGCCGCTCCGGTTACTGCAAGAGATCTCTGGGTTTGTGTGAGATTTTGAACTCAAAAGAGGATTTTGGTGTGCCGGAAACGGATCGAATCACTGAGGAGGAGCGAGCAGAAAGAcgagttaaataaaaaaaaatgaaagtagaTTAAATAAAGTGTCGATCAGGAGGGGTTGGTTTGAAATATGACAGAATCCGTTTGTTGCGCCGTAATGTAACGGAATTAGTAATTTGTGCCGTTTACTAGCCGTTTGCGCCGGCATCCGACCGTTAGAAGAAGAGGGGGACAGCGCGTTCCACATGTCACAACACTGCATTAATATTTTTAAACAACACATTTAAACtgcattaatattttttaaacaacaCATTTATTACTCAAAATgtgctttaaaaaaaataaattttacgtCGAATTTTACATTCTTTCAAATCTACTTATAATTTTATGGTATTCAAATTTACTTGATAAGATAATTGAATAAAATCGAGTTgagtagaaaataaattaaataattgaaataattatttaagttcaattttttaaatgataattGGGCGCTCTTCTATTACATCATAGCTCGGGATACTTGAGCATAGTTCAAATTTGGCATGagcttaatttatttaatttgttatcaaactctcaattcaaacttatttaattaattgaattttttatattttaagtttatttagttgttattaaatttgataatgtaaacttatttattttaaaaatttattagtttatttagaatattgataaaaaaatttattaatgaaaATGGATTATGTATATCGTTCGTAAATATTAACgagtaaatatatatatttttaagattatttatttaattaaataaattattcaaatttacttgttatatgtattaaataaatttttatcaagtcAATTATCAAACTTGGTCATAAATGCACATGATTCATTTATATCTGACCTAAAACgatcttaactaataaataaaGAGCTATGATATTCTTCATAAAAAATCTCAAGTAAAACTATTAagaatagacacataaatgatgggatTTACTATTTCATCTTTTTTGGGCCCCGTCATTTATATGtctatctttaaaaaattttcttgagatttttctttaaaaatatcaTTTCTCAATAAATAAATAGATTATGTTATCAATTATAGTCTATATAGATTACGTTATAAATTATAGTGTCTATATACTTTTTATCTGTTCACTGTATAACATTTTTATAAGAAAaagtaaatttaaatatattatttactttttaaaaaaatattttcttttactaatataataatatatatccTAATAAACATTCATTCACTATCCTAGTTATaatgttttttaattaatattttatattttaaattaaagttattttttaaaaaataaataaacaattggAGGGCTCTtactaatataataatatatacccTAATAAACATTCATTCACTATCCTAGTTATaatgttttttaattaatattttatattttaaattaaagttatttttaaaaaaataaataaacaattggAGGGGTCTTACGTTTGCTAATTATTCATGAGCCAGTAAATTGGCTCTATTAAGCCCAAATATTAATGGGCCTGGTCCATTTTTGAAATCGGCCCATTATGTATTAATATAGTGAGATTGGATATTCGCTTAAGTCTGGAGACCTTTAAAAAGGGAAATCATTAAAAATCTTAGGGGGTGTTTAGTTCTTTCTTATGAATCGGAATATAAATCATAGTATTATAGAATAAGAATGAGTATAagtatggatatcactcttaaaagcaatgtttgattagttgaatattttctatcagaataaattaaattttttttttacccttaaagaaaaataagagaaaaaattagatgtaagagaaaaatatgatgaaagagaaagtatgatgagaggaaaagagtgatgagagagaaagtgtgatgagaaaaaatgaagagagagaaagtgcgatgagagaaaaatgaggaaagagagtatgatgggagagagcatgatgatagaagatgagagagaaaatatgatgagagaggatgatgagagagaaagtgtaatgagaaaaaatgagtagagagtgtgatgggagagattgaggagagagaaagtatgatgagagagaaagtgtgatgagaaaaaatagaaaagcgaatgtgatgggagagattgaggaaaaagaaagtgtgatgagaagaaagagaaaagagtgtgtgatgtgagagattgaggagagagaaagtatgatgagagaagaagtatgatgagagaggaagtgtgatgagaaaaaaaaataaggaagagagtgtgatggaagatattaaggagaaagaaagtttgatgagagagaaagtgtaataagaaaaaaaaaaaaagaaaatgtgatgagagaactTAAGGAAAGAGAAAGTGGgtgataaaatgaggagagagaaaatatgatgagagagaacaaggagagagaaagtgatatgaaagaaaaattaaataaatatattttaatatttgatattaagggggaaaattttagttttgggtcaatgatatttttaaaataagaggatattttgattgttgaaaatagagtaattatggcaaaaggcgaatacgctcgcccccagcgcccccgccaacccgtcccaaggtcaacacggaggaggtaaatcacggacggctattaacctttggaataatgactagcacataagggaggcatttacctcggctttgccgagattcgaatcccagacctcattatggcaacacctcatgtgctagccactagacccatccgagagggcgttgaaaatagagtaatgactCATTAAAGGGGAGAGACAtgagaatgagtcattacccaattataAGGAGTCATTCCCTTATATGTATTCTCATTCCTATAATCTAAACatcaacaatgacaatcaatgatttttatTCCTATTCCTCACTTTTATTCCCCTAAATCAAACGCCCCCTTAAAATCTGAGCTCCTTCAAGGATACAGGATGGAAACGGTTGATCTTCTCCCCGTCGCCGCCGTTGGGCTTTTAGATGCTTTTGTTTGACAAGTTCTTTTTGGGCCAATTTCAATCTCTCTTTCCTTTGATTTCCTAAACTTGATTTGAAGGGACATGGTAGATCAGAAAAAGAGAAGAAGTCAGGATAcactagtaaaatattaaattagatcattatatatataatttaaatcaaataatattaaattatgtcATTCCtcctaattttaattatgtgattatcaaTTATATGATAACTAAACACACCTTTATTGTTTATGAACATCCTTGTCAACAAGAATAGATGTAATAACTCAACCTCATATTTTAAACCAATACTGCATttcattaattattatttggaatTGATGTTAAATTGTAATTCTCTTCTGGTTCCATCAATTTGAATTATATTGATTTGGGTGGCAAAGGAGTCTCGTTATTTTTTCATTCCTACCAGACGTTAGTTCGGTAGCAAGAGAGGAGGGCTTTTGCTTCATATAAAATGTATGTTCTCCATCATCCCAATTCCACATGGCCCTTCCTTTCCTCCCTATGGATCTCATGGAAGCCCTCCACAACCGCTGGCAGTGCATCGTCTATGCCGTAGCATGGACGATCCTCATCATCATCACCGTCGCATTGGCTGCCTTGTCGCCGGAGCTAGCCTTCATATGGGCAGTGTCACCCACATCAGCGTTCATGCAGGCGTGCGGGGCAGGCACAGTGAGGCTACCAATGGAGGGGTCGCCAAATTTGGTTGTGTGTTTGCCTTCCATCCGCTTCGATCGTTCCAATATCGACATTGTTGTTCCTCCATTGTTTGCAGTGTTGGTTGTGATGAGCTCTGCGTTGGTTGTCCGAGCAATCGGATTGTGGGAAGCAGAGGAAGAGCAAAGGATCAACTGAGCTAGTAAAAGATTGACAATTTAAAAgagtataattaaattaaaatctaaattttcagGAGGAAGATTGTTTGCATAATTAAGAAAAACAAGGTCTAGTGTCTGCATATGTCAGCAACAATTAAACACCTGCAGTCAAATTTTCTGGACTCTTCTGGATGTTTCATACTATTTGGTAGGATTGCAAGGGTTCAGGATGTCTCACAAGTTTCAGTAAACTAAAACACACAAGAAAGTAAGCCACCAGATCTTGCATAATATTGTATTCCTGGCAGATATGAATGACCAAAACAAAACACTTTGTTAATCCAAATGGCGATGATTAGGAATCGCATAGGCCACCATGGCTACAGCCAAACATTCAAAAATTACAAGTACAAACCATTTGAATCTCCTCTAAAATCAATAATTATAACATGAAGCCCTGACAGTTGAAATTACTCTTGCACCTGATGTGTGCAACTGATATATTTGACTCAATAGACCTCAAAATTGAAACTTTGTTTCACAATATCAGTACAGGCATTGGCGGTAGTAAAGCTTTAGATTCTGGGGGAAGTGCTTTCATATATGGAACTCTAACGATTTTTGTGTAGTTTTCCAGGGTATGATTTTCTTCATTTATTGTATCATTTTCCATTGTATCTTCGGCTAGTTTCACAGCTGCCTGCTGTGATATTTGATAGGCATCTGCAGCAGATTGAAGCTTACTAGCAATTTCTTCCTTTCCCAGCATGATAAGGGTTATGATGAGGCCTTTGAGTTCGTGTTGCGCTGTTTCAGTAAGAGACATGCCCTTCAAATGCTCCACGAGTGCTAGCTCTTCTCCAGGGCTGTTCAGGAGCAAATAATGATTAGGAATTAAACAAATTTTGATTTCCATCCAACTAATGAAAAGAATCAGTAAACCACAGAAATAGGGATGGACATGCACAATGGATATTAGGTAAATGTTGAGATTATCGTTTGGTTTCAGTTTGAAAATTAGGTAAAATTATTGATTTTGTGTCCATACAAACCGTTAAAACTGAAACAAACTGTTAAagtttttataatatatatatggaCTTCGTGCACCGGCTGCCTTTTATATGAATGTATATAGAGATAAATTAGTATGTTAATTAGTATGGTTTCTTATTGTCAATAGAAATCTTGTCAGGAAACCTGTCTTTGTTGGGGTTTTGTTAATATGTATTTTCCCGATAAATTAATAGattaaatatatcataatttTATTTGATTGAAATAAATTTAGGAAGGTAATTATTGGTAATTATTAAGATTAGA is from Zingiber officinale cultivar Zhangliang chromosome 7B, Zo_v1.1, whole genome shotgun sequence and encodes:
- the LOC122004219 gene encoding uncharacterized protein LOC122004219; the protein is MALPFLPMDLMEALHNRWQCIVYAVAWTILIIITVALAALSPELAFIWAVSPTSAFMQACGAGTVRLPMEGSPNLVVCLPSIRFDRSNIDIVVPPLFAVLVVMSSALVVRAIGLWEAEEEQRIN